One Hermetia illucens chromosome 4, iHerIll2.2.curated.20191125, whole genome shotgun sequence DNA segment encodes these proteins:
- the LOC119655924 gene encoding odorant receptor 33b-like has protein sequence MSLATEKLSEKKVDSIRALGNIYLTMKFQGLLITEEYPLPNKIHAFLNYVSINIIYNATFIIELFFVKNLKQLLDNLPMNICMTACSMKFLVILRLRPSLIEINKQLRRLDNKPMTDVQKKQLEKVISLCRLLAASLIAIYTMVDWTYAAAAVASHGTKLGYESWFPYEWRNHSFRYWTTLTVQTAFQVQLGLQQVANDLTGAVYLCLLTVHLQIILERFASIHYDPGKTEAESFQEFLQCLEDHRIIMGIFEIIQNSISYTIFFQFVASIFVFSTSGLSYLQFSRTATETAAAAIFMVAEVVEIFPSCYYADKFTEKTDQIVFMLYSSNWMDLSPRFRKHLIIFMQMTQKEKIILAGKQIPITLATFMSVSWG, from the exons ATGTCCCTTGCGACGGAAAAACTTTCGGAAAAAAAAGTGGATTCTATTCGAGCACTTGGAAACATTTATTTAACGATGAAGTTTCAAGGCTTGCTGATAACGGAGGAATATCCTCTGCCGAATAAAATTCACGCTTTTCTGAATTATGTTAGCATCAACATTATCTACAACGCTACCTTCATCATTGAGTTGTTCTTCGTGAAGAATCTGAAGCAGCTTCTGGACAATCTTCCTATGAACATTTGCATGACAGCCTGCTCAATGAAGTTCCTTGTAATTCTGAGGCTTAGGCCCAGCCTTATCGAAATCAATAAGCAACTGAGACGTCTGGATAACAAACCTATGACGGACGTGCAGAAGAAACAATTGGAGAAGGTAATCAGCCTTTGCAGGCTACTTGCAGCGAGTCTTATTGCTATCTATACCATGGTGGATTGGACCTATGCCGCCGCTGCAGTGGCTTCGCATGGCACGAAACTAGGCTATGAGTCCTGGTTTCCTTATGAGTGGAGGAACCATTCCTTTCGATACTGGACCACACTGACCGTACAGACTGCCTTTCAGGTGCAACTCGGGTTGCAACAAGTGGCAAATGATTTAACAGGAGCTGTGTACCTGTGCTTACTGACCGTTCACCTACAGATAATATTGGAACGGTTTGCAAGTATTCACTATGATCCCGGGAAAACTGAAGCAGAAAGTTTCCAGGAGTTCCTGCAGTGTTTGGAGGACCATCGCATTATCATGGG GATTTTTGAGATCATCCAAAacagcatttcctacacaatctTTTTTCAATTCGTTGCATCTATTTTCGTATTCTCCACATCCGGATTGTCTTACCTTCAGTTTTCCCGCACAGCGACGGAAACTGCAGCCGCTGCTATATTCATGGTAGCTGAGGTAGTCGAAATCTTCCCATCGTGCTATTATGCGGATAAATTTACGGAAAAAACTGATCAGATAGTTTTTATGCTCTACTCgtcaaactggatggacttaTCACCAAGATTCCGAAAACATCTTATAATATTCATGCAAATGACGCAGAAGGAGAAAATTATATTGGCAGGAAAACAGATACCGATAACTTTGGCCACGTTTATGTCTGTAAGTTGGGGTTGA